The Thermodesulfatator atlanticus DSM 21156 genome has a window encoding:
- a CDS encoding histidine triad nucleotide-binding protein — protein MAEECIFCKIINNEIPADFVYKGDRIVAFKDINPQAPIHILIVPKKHIRSINDLTEEDAPLIAEMIMVAKQLARELGTAESGYKLFFNVEKGGGQLIFHIHLHLIGGWK, from the coding sequence ATGGCAGAAGAATGCATCTTTTGCAAGATCATCAACAACGAAATCCCCGCTGATTTTGTTTACAAAGGCGATCGCATCGTTGCCTTTAAAGACATAAATCCCCAGGCCCCTATCCACATACTTATTGTTCCCAAAAAACACATTCGTAGCATTAACGACCTTACCGAAGAAGACGCCCCACTCATTGCCGAGATGATTATGGTTGCTAAACAGCTTGCCAGGGAGCTTGGCACAGCTGAAAGTGGATACAAACTCTTTTTCAACGTGGAAAAGGGCGGCGGCCAGCTTATCTTTCATATCCATTTACATTTAATTGGCGGCTGGAAATAA